From the Rhea pennata isolate bPtePen1 chromosome 1, bPtePen1.pri, whole genome shotgun sequence genome, the window aagagagagcagaaaagggagCAGTGGAGAGAAGACAGCTTCAGGGGCTCTGACTTGGGAAAGAGCAGTAGAGTGGCAGTGCCCTGGGGACAGTGTTCAAAGAACACTTGGATTGCGAAAGTTATGTCCAGCAAAGCGTGCTTCATCACCAAGCTCTTCCTCAATCCtgcagaagagagagacagCAAACATTAGACCCTTGCAGTGAGGGAGCATCAGAGGCACCAGAGCACCTGAGATGCAGTGCATCagtcagaaaactgaaaatgtttagaGAAGCACTGTTCCTTCCAGCTGCTGTGCATGAGGATGGTGCACCATCATGCAAAGGAGTGGGGAAGGAGTCTGCTCCAGAGATGTGCCTGGGATCCTATTCTTGGGTCTAGAAACATTTCATAATGTTTCCCCCATGAACCCCTTTTACCCTTGGGCTCTCAAACTCTCCCACACCAGTTAGTTAATTCTCCATTCTCTCCCATGTGTTCCCATTCTTGGAGCCTCTTACCTCATGAGCTGGTTGTATTTAGCCAGGCGTTCAGACCTGCAGGGAGCACCCGTCTTTATCTGTAAAGTATTCCACACAACAAATAGTGTAAGACACTATTATGACTTGCACCAGTTTCCCCatagggagaggagaggggttTGTCTTCTCACccttcttattttcttccacaaaagtTGTCCATAGCCTGGGTTTCACCTACCTGCCCAGTGCACAGTCCCACAACCAGATCAGCAATGAAGGTGTCTTCAGTCTCCCCAGATCGATGGCTCACCATCACACCCCAGCCATTCTCCTGGGCCAACTTACATCTGCAAGGAGCAAGAAATGCAATCAGTAACTCTTTCTGTAACCACCACTTGCACAAGGTGAGATCCAGGCATCCTCTCCTCCCACCGTCAACATCCTACACTCTTGTGGAGACAAAGGTGATTTTGTCCAATGGATCGTGCTAGACCCTGCTGTGGTTCAGCACCAAATCTTCCCCTCTCACAGGCCATCAGGGACAGCAGGATGGACTCACGCTTGAATGGCCTCTGTGACAGATCCAATCTGGTTGACTTTGAGCAGGAGACAATTGCAGGCCTTCTCTTCAACAGCTCGCTCAATGCGCTTAGGGTTTGTCACCGTCAAGTCATCTCCCACTATCTGAATTCCCACATTGGCTGTGAACTTGGACCAAGCCTCCCAGTCATCTTGGTCAAAGGGATCCTCGATGGAGACCACTGAAGGGATAACAGAAGAAGCCTGAGtcaaagctgctttctttccCACCCCCAAAACACAGAGACAATGTGCCTGTTATATATGCAACACCAGTGCTGATTCCCCATTGCCAAGCACATAGCTCACCTGGATAATCACGTACAAAGCTTTGGTAGAGGTCACCCAGCTCATCTGCAGAAATGTAGCGGCTTGGGTCATCTGGGGACTTGAAATCCAAGTCATATTTGCCATCACGATAGAACTCAGAGGCTGCCACATCCATACCAATGACAATCTTGTCTGTGTAGCCAGCCTTGTCAATAGCTTCCTTGAGGAGTTCCagagctgggaagagaagagttGCAGTCAGGAGAGTCAGTCCATGAAAAGAACCCTGACTTTTACTGGGAACTTAGCCAGTATCACAGAGGCTCCACTGGGATGATcctgggagcaggagcagctgagAGAGGCTGACAGTGggatgggagaggaagaaaggaggccAAAGAACAATATAAACGTGTCAAGAGCTGTAGAGGACATATccacagaaatgagaagaaatcaaaaaacaGACCCACAGCTCAGTGACAACTTTGAGGAAAGCCTTGGGTGTGTCTGGACATGCATGAAAGATTTGtatggagagggagggaaaggaaaccATCTCCTAACACAGGAGGTCACTGACCCCAAGGCATGatgttttgaaacaaagttGGGGAATGCTGTGACCTGGGAGTAGAAAGGCCTCATTGCAGCATTGCAGGCAAGGTTATTCCATCTCTGCATGGCTCTCACCTTCACTATTTTCCAGGATGTTGGGGGCAAAGCCTCCCTCATCACCCACGTTGGTGGCGTCTTTGCCGTACTTCTCCTTGATGACACTCTTTAGGTTATGATAGACTTCAGCCCCAATGCGCATTGCATCACGGAAACTTTCAGCTCCCACGGGCAGGATCATGAACTCCTGCATGGCCAGTTTGTTCCCTGCGTGGGAACCTCCATTGATCACAttgaaagcctggaagagtccAGAAGAGAATCAGAGCTAACAGTACCCATCTTGCCACCAGCTTGAGGAGGCTCTTGAATGGGTCACTGTGTCCATCTGTAATACATCACATCCACAGGGTAATATAGTACATCAGCTGCAGTGCACTAGAGCAAAGGCCCAAATAGCATGGAGTCCTCACTCCAACAATGGCACAAAGTAAATGGTTGCAGAGGATTTTCCCAGCAATTTATCTCTCAGAGATCTCCAAGATGAATATGTTTATCTGTGCGTTCAGTAATGATAGGTCAATCTCTCTTCCATgacctgtttttcctttgaatcCATGAAAATGTTGACAACACCCTTTGTCAAGGAATTCTATGGGGCAGCTACTCCTAGTGTGAGGACCCACCTTCTCTTCTTTTGAGTTGTGCCTCTATTGGATTCACATGATGTCTTTAGTTCTTGCTCTGAGAGTGAATGGTTTATCCCCAACCAACTCCCACCACAGCTTCTACCATATCCTTCtcaatcctttttttccagattgaAACATCCTACTTTACATAGCTCTTTCTTCTACAAAGAAGCTGCTCTATGCCTTTAATCAGTCTCCTTACCCTTTTCTATGTCTTTTCCAGTTCCCTTCTACCCTTGCGAAGCTAGGGAGGGGAGAACTTCATGCACTACTCAGGGTGTGGGCATTTTGTTCTCAGTCCTTCCCAAATCTTAGGCCTTGGTTTGCTTTCTTGACCACTACAGTGCATTCAGTTGATGTTTCAGTCCTAtatcccttccttccttccctcccaatGCACTCTTGGAAGTTTTTTTGAAGTTAGTTTCTGAATTTGGATGTCAGGGATGGAAGAGCCTTACTGGCACAGGAAGGATGAGATCAGAGTTGCCAGCCAGGTCAGCAATGTGCCGATACAGGGGAacatccttctctgcagctccCGCCTTGCAGACAGCCAGTGAAACTCCCAGAATAGCATTGGCACCAAAGTTGGCTGTaggcaaaaccaaaaagaaatcaagctcTCAAACATTTCCCTTGTGTCTGGCAGTTCCCTTTGCCAGTCCAGCCTTGCACTCACACACGGCTCTAACAGCCCTGCAAATGCCCCCAACTCCAGCTCTGTAGCCTCCCTCCACCCTCTCACAGTATTCATTTCCCAGaccaaaaaaatagaagaaattacATTTGTTCTCTGTGCCGTCCATCTCAAGCATCAGATTGTCTATCTTCTCTTGATCTACCACAGAGAGGCCCTGCAAGAAGAAATAGCTTCTAAGAAGATAAGAATTGTTAGCTCTGGTATGTGAGAAAGGAAGCATTGATAGAGAAACTGGGGGAACTGGGACTTCTTTAGCTTGTGGAggaatatatacacacaaagcTTTGGAATTCAGTCCTTTGGTATATAGTCAAGTTATGTAGCCATGGCAATATGACTGCAGTGAAGTGTAGATGAACCCAAACTAGATTAGAGATCAATGACAGCCAGGCAAGGCCACAAAGAGCTCAGGAAATGACTCACTCAAGGATTTGCCCAGCCTTTTGGTAGCTTCTAGGGAGCTTAGTGGTGGTATGGCTACAAAGACACTAGGCAAAACAGAAGATGCTCACCCCACAAGCGTGCAAATATGAGCTGGATGGAGCAATCCCTGGGAGCAAGGTGGAGAGCAGGATTAAGCCCAGAACAGGAAGCCTCCACTAGACCATGTGTTTTCAAGGATGGAGCGAGCTGGTCTCAGCCTGACTCCTCAGGGAGGCACACACTGGCATGGGCTGTAGTTGGTGTAGCTTGTGGTTCCAGTTCAGCTCTATTCAGAGCAACTGGAATCATGCTGCTCCAGGTCTTCATCAGTAAATTGTTACAGATGTGTCACCACCATTATGCAAGGTTGCAAACTGTACTGTGGAGGCTTCCAGACCTTGCACAGATGTGGTTTTTGCTCTACAATACCATGAAtgctggagggagaggggaTGAGAAGAACGGGTGTGAGTCCAGAGACATGTAGATTAGATTTAGGTAGTACTTAAGGAGGAGCACATCTGAAATAGGGATAGAGCTCTACAGTGAGCATCAACATGACTGATTAGATGGTAGAGATGCTGCAATGGAGCCAGTAgggttaatttttttccaccctgcagacacatacacacatgaaGGCGCAAGAGGGGTGTGCCGAAGCTGACAGAGAACATCACTATGTCTATTAGCcgagtaaaaagaaaagaggcagaaacagagaaaaggggggaagagagagagcagaatAAATGTccaaaaagagagaataaagagaaattcTTACAGAGCCCACGAGAGCTGGGGCGACAGTGCTGTTGATATGATCCACGGCCTGCAGGACCCCTAAAGaagggaagagacagagagagagagagagaaagagtgtGAGGCAAAGAAGAGAatagagaaagggagaggagaggagcaaTATAGACGAACTGAGAGAAGGAGACAGCAAGAGAAAATCAAGACCTGATCTTTTTACGCTAACTCTGTGCCTTTGGGATCTCACTGAGGTCAGCAGAATAACATCCACATTACATTAGTGGATGAGAGAGACCCTCCAGTGGATCTCCATGCACACACAGTCCCAGGGATGGGGGTGTGGGACCAGACACCTCCCCACCTTTTCCAAGGAACCGTGACTTGTCATTATCTCGTAGCTCCAGTGCTTCATAGATCCCAGTGGATGCACCGCTGGGGACCGCTGCTCGAAACAGGCCTGAAAGATAGCAAAACACAGGTGTGAGAAGGTTGGAGGATAAAGAGGAAAAGCTCCTATGcatctgcttctgttttacTCTCATGGGAAAGAATATGGTAACCAATTGTGTGAATACATGGGCCCCGCTGTTGACCATTCACAGCCTGTCCTCTTAGAGATGGAAAACACAAGTGACAGAAACAAATCCACTCATGATCAAAAGCTTTGAGGTACAGAGCTTGGGAATCCTGAATCTCAGCCACAAAGAAACCCACATGAGTCCCAGAATTACAAATGACACGTGGATATCTGGCTGCTGAGCTCCACTCTTGGCACCTGTGCCTGCACCCTGCTGCAAGCAGACTGAATCACAGATGCCAGagattttctctgcttcttacgGGGGCTGGCTTTTCTGCCTTgatgaagaaagaacaaaccAGTAAAGTCCCTTCTGTGGCCACTCACAACTTCTCACACCTTTCAGCCCACATGCATATGCACATGCAGCTCTTCTAGCTGagacatacacacatatatgccTAAACAGAGGTCTCAGGGACAAACCTTCCTACAACATGATGTACTTCCAGACTCACAGGACTAAAACCATAGCTGCAGGAGTGCATTGCATGCATAGGACAAGGAGATGCGTATACTTACATTAATGATACTTTCAGACCCTGCTACTATGAGACACATGGCTCAAATCATACACACAGCAGTCCACTGTTTCATTGTGATTTCCCATCAATACCTATTGCAGAGCTCATGATGAGACAGAACACACTTCTGAGATTCACTAGAGAAATCACTGTGGCTAGATGTGAACACCAGCATCTTCCACTCTGGGTAGAAGGGAAGAGacctttgaaacaaaaatgggCAGTGCAGTGGGCACCTCCTCACTGGTGGCTGCAGTGGCAGAGGATGATTTACCAGCCCTATGTGCAAACATGCTGAGCACATGCACAGTCAGAGTCACAGACAAAGCCACAGACAGAGATCAGAAGAGCTGCCACGTTCCCTGGCTTGCTGTTTGCCAGGAGTTCATTAGAAAGTTTATGCTGGAAGTTTATAGTGTGTGCTCTAGGCAGGCAGCCATAtagctgccaggctgctgtgcaGACCCTGCTCCTCCAGCATAGGTAGGAGGTCCCTTCTCACAATTCTCATCCTCTCCCACCTACCTTTGTGTGTGTACAGGTCCACCTCAACAGTGGGATTCCCACGAGAATCCAGGATCTCTCGGGCATGGATCTTCTCAATTGACATGATGAATctttggagagaaaagagaggagaggagagagagaggagagggagaaaggagggaaggggagggagaggagagggaaggggtggagagggaagggaaaaagagagggagaggagaggaagagggaggggttgaggggaaggaagagggagagggaggatgCCTAGTTCTGCACTGCTCTGAAAGACCTCAGACTGCACCCTGGATGTGGTGCCTTTCTCATTTCCAAAACAGATGCTGTCAGAGAGAAGGGAGCTCAAGGAAGAGGTATTTTAGGAGCTGAAGCTACTGGCTTGAGGAAATCCAGACTAAAGGAGAGATGTGAAAATTGCTATCCAAAGCCCAAGATCTGGGAACTGAGTGCCTATTTCAATCTACTCTGTCCTTTCACCACAAAGGACAGACTGGGAGCTCTGGGAACTCTCTCCCTCgctcccagagctgcagctgagtgctctccctttccttcttaGGCCCCCGATGCAGATCAGGGTAGGCAGGAATCTGGAGGGCATCACAGCAGccgcaggcagcagagagggaTGGATCAGCTGGTGTAGCTGAGAGGTGCCCGCTGGCCtagcagcagctcccagcacctcccctcccagcagagccctCCCAAGCCCACAGCAAGGGGGGGCCGAGTGcttcccccccaaccccccgcTCTCTGGACCTAGTTCTGCAGCAAGCCGCTCGACTTGCCTCCCTGCCACCCTTGGGAGTCACTGTTGGAACCACCACCAGGGCGCGAGGCACTGGGAGGGCTGCACCAAAGTGAGCGAGCACAGAGGAGGCCAGGAGCCTGAGAAGCCATTTTATTACAGGCCACAGTGGGAGAAAAAACGTGGGAGAAACAGCcctggaggaggggagggaaataTGGCCCTGTCCAGATACAGAGGACTGATCTCAGCGTCTGAACCTGCCCCTCTGCACATGTAGGAAAATACATGAAGCTAGGAGGCTTCTCTCTATCTAATAAgtagggaagggaagggaattTGGCATTTTGGATGCACCTAGTTAAACCTGAAGTAGAAAACAGGCTTGGGGGTGGAGACAGCAGTTTG encodes:
- the ENO2 gene encoding gamma-enolase; translation: MSIEKIHAREILDSRGNPTVEVDLYTHKGLFRAAVPSGASTGIYEALELRDNDKSRFLGKGVLQAVDHINSTVAPALVGSGLSVVDQEKIDNLMLEMDGTENKSNFGANAILGVSLAVCKAGAAEKDVPLYRHIADLAGNSDLILPVPAFNVINGGSHAGNKLAMQEFMILPVGAESFRDAMRIGAEVYHNLKSVIKEKYGKDATNVGDEGGFAPNILENSEALELLKEAIDKAGYTDKIVIGMDVAASEFYRDGKYDLDFKSPDDPSRYISADELGDLYQSFVRDYPVVSIEDPFDQDDWEAWSKFTANVGIQIVGDDLTVTNPKRIERAVEEKACNCLLLKVNQIGSVTEAIQACKLAQENGWGVMVSHRSGETEDTFIADLVVGLCTGQIKTGAPCRSERLAKYNQLMRIEEELGDEARFAGHNFRNPSVL